The following is a genomic window from Nymphaea colorata isolate Beijing-Zhang1983 chromosome 3, ASM883128v2, whole genome shotgun sequence.
AGGTCATAAGTTCGATTCCAAAGTTGCAAACACCGAGTCCCTTTGGACCTTTGGTTTGGCTGGAACATAGCCTATGCTAAGAATTTGGCTCCCCTTGGTTCGTTCAAGAGTTGATCTTATTTACCAAGCACCAAAGaaccaagttttaaaagttagaCCCGATTCGACTCCCCACCTGTCAAACTTTCCTTCCTTCATCCAGCCAACATGTGGACGCACAGTGCCATGATCTAAAAAAAAGTATGAGTTCGATCCATCGGACCTTATCAAAAGCTGCAACCAGTTCGCAGCCTTTTAGGTGAACTAATTTAGGCCCAATGAGCCCCTTCTTTTGAACCCGAGCTCTGGATGGATCTAGACCCCAAAGGAAGAGGCTCTATGAATCGAACCCCTCCCTGGATCCCTGATTCATCTGCATATTCATGCTCGTATctggagaagaaagaaaagcaagtggCATAAATAATTTGCCTCTGGCAAAAAGGCTGCAACAATGCACGGCTCCTTACTTCTTTAGTAGCATACTTGTTGCTTATGGGACCCCACTGAGCAAATTCAGGCTTTTTCATGCATGACGAACACCAAATTAGTCACAAGGTCGATCTTTCAAGGGCCCCATGATTAGTGTTTGATGTTTGAACCAGCAATCCTATAAATTATTATCTTACTGTTTCTAAATCAACCACTGATCTTATAAATTACTGCAGTCGACTCTGTCAACCTCATAATAGTCCAAACGGCTCAGCGTTTCCTTCAATGTGTGGCAAGCAAATCCTTTTCCTATGATATGCATCGGTGGAACGTCATAACCAAAGCTAATGCTCAGGTCTTATCATCACTTGCAAGTTGTGTTTAAAAATGTCTAGCACAACGACAAAGTGCTAAAGAATGTAAAAGGTCGTTAACAATCTCGTGAACGAAAAAAAATAGTAACTAAAACAGTATTCTTCTAcaagaaaactaagaaaaaaaattgcaggagGACTAAAACAGTAAAAGTATGAAACCTTCAAGAAGATAAGAAACAGTCGTTTTGgcaaatataaatgaagaagaCAGATGCCACGATATTTGTCACACTGATGTTTCAGCAGCCTCTTCACAGGTGACATTATGTATGGCTGCAGAGTCTTGAAATCTAGGCCAAAGGCAGCTGCACATTAACAAAGAGAAGACTACAGAGACACATTCTAAGCTGGTGGTTGATTAGGCAAATGAACAAATGTTCTTGTTATGAATATGCGGGAGCAGGCCTAGACTGTTGAGCCCTGCAAGAATCTCACAGCCAAGGGTTCTCAAATGCGAGACATCTCACAGGGCTCAAATTTCAACAATGGCAGTCAGATGGTATGTCCAAAAAACGTACATCTGAGCATGTGACCGCTCACCGACCAAGATCAAAGCCTGAAAGAAGCATTCCAAATTTCCAAGAACTGCAAAATCGTGAACAGAAGGGCACTATGGTCATCTGATTTCACGAATGACATTGTCCCAACAATCTACCAACTCAGTGGCGCCATGTAAGATAGAGCCATAATGGTGGCACTTTTGCTGTATTGGTGTCCTCAATGAGACAGCTTGGAGGTGAAGGTGAACCTGTTACGGCTTAGCTAAAGCTCCAGAGTAACATCAACGCCTTTCAACAGGGGTTGCTTTCACCCATCCCATCCCATCTCTCCTACTCCTTTCTTGTCTTCCTTCCTGGGTTTTCTAAAGCGGAACTGGAAAGGGTATAGGTGGTATACTTTTTTATGTGCTACTGATACGGTGGCACCACTGTATGAGCTTGcttttttgccttctttttaTATCTCTCTCCATCCTctgagagagggaaggagggaaaaTAATTTGGTTTGCTGAGATGGTGGTCCTTCAGGATTGTTTTtaactttgtcttctttttgagAATGTGAAAAACCAGAAAAGATTTGTAGGCATGCTTTTTTGACAATCAAACTGAAAAACTACAGATTCCTTGTGTACAGAAGTTTTTGGTGTTTTGCTCTTTTCTTTGCTTGCTTCTCCAAGGAATAGtttatttttcctccttttaaaTATTACTTTCTGGGTTTATTTTGACCTGTTACCTTACCCTCTGTTAGTGTGCAATCAACCTCCCTGTTGTTTCTAGTGGCATTTTCTTGAAGCTATTTTTCCTTGTCTTTTACTTTTCCCCCGTCTTTGTTTTTTGGTCGGGATTTTGGTGAGAGGATTTGTGGGATGTGGCTCTGAGGGTTGATCTGGAGTTGGTGATGGATCTTTAATGCGATTTTTCGTCTATATTTTGCGGTAGTCTGGTTGTTCTTTCGCGCTAGAGGGAGAGGGGCTGTCGGTGCTGGTGATGGCTGGAAGAGCAGCGCCACCGCCTAAGCAAGACGAGTTAGTGCCACATGCTGTCAAGGACCAACTTCCTGGAATTTCTTACTGCATCACCAGTCCTCCTCCATGGGGTacgaatccctctctctctctctctctcttgggtgtggtttgttgaTACTGCGAGAGATGGCCTTTcgtcaaattttgaaatggtgGGCAGCTTTCACATGGTACATTGGTTTTCTATTCAGTGATCAGTAATGGTTGCCTTTTCTCTTTGATATTTCAGTCTAAATTTAGTCTTTGAGTGACAAACATAACAGACCTTCTTTGTTATACATAAAATAGGGCTTTCATCTTCCTGCATCTTTCTCCTAGAGGCAGACAGAATCTCTGTTCTTTCGATGTCTTCACTGTGACAAGCAAAGTAAAGTTCCTCTTTGCTGTCTCTCATTTAGGcatggaaaaaatattttttcttgacaTTTAAGCACAATGAAAGCGAACCAACCCGATTTTCCAACTCTCACTTGCATGAAAGCACCAGTATTTGTTGGTCTGTGAGAAGCAATGCTGTTCTCTAGTATTTTCTCTGTGGAGTTAATACTTGTTTGGTTTTCATCAAATTGTAACTGGTACTCTCGTGTGGAAACTCAAGGTTTTCTTTGCGTATCACCTTTTATATTGGTCTAAAATTCACCACGGAAAAGATCTGGCCGACATCTTCATCTTGCCATCTATGTTCAAATTGTAATTGTGCTTGTTAAATTGACAATGCAGCGGAAGCCATTCTACTTGGTTTTCAGCATTATCTGGTCATGCTTGGAACGACTGTTATAATACCCACTGCTTTGGTTCCTCAGATGGGAGGAGGAAATGTAAGACATGATTCCTGTTCAGGATTttcgtttttcatttcttgtgaaTTTGCAGATTTATTTTCTGGAATTATGCTTTCATATACGATGGAGATTTGTGCTTCCATTTGGAACTGTAGGAGGAGAAAGTTAGAGTGATCCAAACGCTGCTTTTTGTTGCTGGCTTGAACACTCTGTTCCAATCCTTTTTTGGGAGTCGGTTGCCTGCTGTTATCGGAGGATCGTACACCTTCGTTGTGCCTACTCTGTCAATCATCTTAGCTCGGCGATATAGTGGCATCTTAGACCCACATGaggtacattttttatgtcGGTCTGAAAGACATCTGTTcttgaacttgatttttctattgtttatcAGCAGCAGCTTCAAAACTTAAACCCTCTTGTTTGCACACGCAGAAATTTATTCGAACAATGAGGGGAACTCAGGGTGCTCTGATAGTTGCATCTACTCTTCAGATTATTATTGGCTTCAGTGGACTTTGGCGAAATATTACCAGGTGCAACTATTACTAGTTTACGATATATGCATGCAAAAGTTGATGCAGTTTATCTCTGTGCTGATTTTATACATTTCATCTTACTTCAGGTTTCTTAGTCCACTTTCAGCAGTTCCTCTCATAACTCTAGCAGGACTTGGGCTTTTTGAGTTTGGTTTTCCTGGGGTAAGTACCTTATTCTTTGGTTTTCTCTGtcttgaaagagaaaattagattGAGGTTTCCCTTGGATCATTTGGTCCTTTACATATCCTAACATAAAATAGGACTAGCAATTGAATATATGACAATGGGAGTGTAAGTTAAGTTCGCGATAGATTTCACTGACATTATCTGATGGAATGCTTTCACTAGGTGGCAAAGTGCATTGAGATTGGCCTCCCTGCACTTATTGTTCTGGTAGTATTTTCACAGGTAATTGATAATCTACCCtcttttatttgaaaacttATTTGTGCGAATAATATCTTCAGTTATTGATTAtttacctctttttttttattctaaagtTTCTGGTAGTTTTGACTCCACTTGAAACATGTAGAGTTAATATTCTTCATGTTTTATTACTTGTCAGTGTGTCACCTTTTGTTGGTATGCAGAGAACCCTTAGAACTTTCCATATGATAGAAAAGGGTGAAGCTGCCTGTTAGTGGCCTGACCTACATACTTTTAAACTGTTGCAGTATGTTCCTCATGCAATACAGTCAAAGCGGATGGTTTTTGATCGGTTTGCTGTTATATTTATGGTTATCATCGTGTGGATCTATGCTCACCTCCTCACAGTAGGTGGGGCTTACAAGCATGCACCACCAAAGACTCAATTTCATTGTCGGACTGATCGAGGTGGACTAATTGGTGCTGCCCCTTGGTaatttcactgtttattaccgGCATGCCTGTCATGCTTTCATACTATTAGATTCTCTGTGATGCTTTTTCTTTGATCTGCCATTTCTTGGgttcatttttgtcttcttttttctggCTTTATCTTTCTCATTCCTGTGACCCTTGATATTTCTTTTAAATGTACCATCTGCTTCATTAAACAATTCAATTGTGCAACACTACTGACTACTAGGCGAGGTTGTGTATGGGTACCTTTGAACTGTCATCAGTTCATTTGTAATATGGTTTCCACTTCCATTTGCCTGCCAAGAGGTAATCCGTGTTCTTTCTATAAGTGGCATCTCCACTTAATAGCTTTGTCTGCCTGGATGATAATTGTGCTTCTTTGCTTCTTGAGCATGTCATCCATTGTACCCGATATCTAATGTCCACCAAGTCTGGACCTTGTGCATTGCAACTTGCTGGCATGCTTACAATTATGCTGCGTTGGACATTCATCGGTATCACTCTTCACATCTGACTATTGTTATAACATGGTCCCCTGTAGGATAAGAGTTCCATATCCATTTCAATGGGGGCCGCCTACTTTTGATGCTGGAGAAGCTTTTGCCATGATGATGGCATCATTTGTCGCTCTTGTGGAGGTATGTCGATGTCATGCTGTAGGATCTCCTCTATTTTCACTTCATGACTGTTTGAACTTCTGTAGGTCTAATCTTATCTTTGGATTCTGGAGCTgattcctttgtttttcttcaaagAAAGTTGACTCTTGTTTGGTTCTCATTTTGTAACTATCTTATTGGAATTTTAGTCTACGGGTACATTCTATGCGGTGACAAGATATGCCAGTGCCACTCCAATGCCTCCTTCTATTCTCAGTCGTGGTATTGGTTGGCAGGTAATGCAGTTCTTTTGGCTGTCGCATGCTAAACTTTATTATTTGTTTCAATTAGGCATTCTAGTTGCTGCAATCAAGTGAGTATTAGGTGTCTGAGTTGTTCTTGCTGCCTCTTGCTAAAATGGAGAAGGGTGTTTTAggaatcaaaaggaaaaaaggagaatTTGATTATATTTGTGCTGCTTTCAGCTTGCATCAAGCAGTTCTCCAGTTTTATCTCCAAGCTTAAGAGATAAGTTATTACAAACATTTCTGATTGCAGGGAATTGGTATTCTGTTGGATGGACTATTTGGGACAGCCAATGGATCTACAGTATCTGTgtaagtttttttattctgaacaTGGATATTTTTTATGCTGATGGGAGTTATCATTTCATTTAGCAAATTCACATATTTCTATACAGAGAAAATGCTGGGCTCCTTGCTTTGACTCGTGTTGGCAGCAGAAGAGTTGTGCAGATATCTGCTGgattcatgattttcttttctgttcttgGTAAGCTTTGCACAGCTTGTGCATGCATGCTTTGAACAACTTGAGTTTGAgtaatgtatatttttttcccttgtgTTCTACCATGTCTGCAACACAAATGGAAAATACAAACACAAATTAGTGGAAATAGATTTTACTTGTCCTTGAATGCTTGAATTTCTGAAGTTCACTGACGTGCCTTTTTAACTTGAAACCAATAGAAGTGAATAGTTAAGTTTCTGGCTGCTAGATGAATTCAATAGTGTACAATGAGGCATTAATTTACATAGGTTAAACTTGTAAATGATGACAGTGCATCACGTTCAATATTCATTGTTTGACTTGTATGATTAAATCTCTTGCCATCTGACGTAATTAACAGGTAGGTAGTTTTGATGTATACATATCTGCTTATGAGATTTTAATCCTTTCCTTTCAGTGCACAACTTAGTTTTCTCATATTGGATTCTCACACTGTAAGTCTGCCCTGAGAAAATGTTAACGTTCTGGGAGCTTCTTCTCAGCTGAATTATGAGGATATGAAATGCATGGATTCAACATGGAGATCTGAAATTGTCACCCGTGCCAAACATGATCCAAATCGGCAAATCCACTATGAGCTTCTGAAATTTCAACTGTGCCAAACATGATGGATATCAACTCTGTATTGagtatttctgtgtttgattttCTGCATTCCTTGGAAGATTGTTTCCTGGCCTTGGGTTCTGGTCATAACATTGACACTTCTGCTCTTAGGGTCATACTCTGTAAGAGCCTGTTTCTGAACTTTTGCTGTTGCAATTTTGATGTTCCAAAAGTTAGTCTTAAGCGTTCTTGATTTGTGGATTCATTAGGATTATTTATATTCTTGTCTCTATTGGAAACATAAGAGCTAAATCCTGTAACAGGCACTTTTGAAGTAATGCTTTCTCCCAGTTTACCTTTTTCTTCAACATTGGTGTGTGTGCATATTCTTGTGCTTGTCTTGGATGGACTAAATGTAGCATTTCAAGTAACTCCTCTAGAGGAGTGCGAATGTGATAATTTTCAAAGTGATACTAGATATGAAATTGCTGATatttcttgtgatgtgtgtTCCCTTTTCTTCATGGGCGATTTATTGACATGGGACCAATCAATCTTTTGTGTCTGTTTTCTTATGGTCAACTGGCAATTGATAATTTGCTTCTGCTTCCCTAGGAAAATTTGGAGCTGTTTTTGCATCTATTCCCTTCCCAATTGTGGCAGCACTTTATTGCCTTTTCTTTGCATATGTTGGTACGTACATTACTAAAGGCTTTGAGATATCTCGTTTCATTTCTCACAAATTAATAAACTGAGGCGGTGGCACTGTTAACAGCTTCTGCTGGGCTTAGCTTCCTTCAGTTCTGCAATCTCAACAGTTTCAGAACAAAGTTCATCTTGGGCTTTTCTATATTCATGGGGTTGTCAGTGCCACAGTACTTCAACGAGTACACTTCATTTGCTGGTTATGGTCCCGTTCACACTCCTGCAAGATGGGTATGTATGATGTAATCTGTTGACAGAATGAAATCATATTTCAATATCCTTGCTTAAAGCCTCTCAATTTTTGCAGTTCAATGATATGATTAATGTCCCATTTTCATCGGAAGCATTTGTTGCCG
Proteins encoded in this region:
- the LOC116250104 gene encoding nucleobase-ascorbate transporter 6-like: MAGRAAPPPKQDELVPHAVKDQLPGISYCITSPPPWAEAILLGFQHYLVMLGTTVIIPTALVPQMGGGNEEKVRVIQTLLFVAGLNTLFQSFFGSRLPAVIGGSYTFVVPTLSIILARRYSGILDPHEKFIRTMRGTQGALIVASTLQIIIGFSGLWRNITRFLSPLSAVPLITLAGLGLFEFGFPGVAKCIEIGLPALIVLVVFSQYVPHAIQSKRMVFDRFAVIFMVIIVWIYAHLLTVGGAYKHAPPKTQFHCRTDRGGLIGAAPWIRVPYPFQWGPPTFDAGEAFAMMMASFVALVESTGTFYAVTRYASATPMPPSILSRGIGWQGIGILLDGLFGTANGSTVSVENAGLLALTRVGSRRVVQISAGFMIFFSVLGKFGAVFASIPFPIVAALYCLFFAYVASAGLSFLQFCNLNSFRTKFILGFSIFMGLSVPQYFNEYTSFAGYGPVHTPARWFNDMINVPFSSEAFVAALIAFFLDNTLHWRDGGNRTDRGHHWWDKFRSFKTDTRSEEFYSLPFNLNKFFPSV